One window of Deltaproteobacteria bacterium genomic DNA carries:
- a CDS encoding cyclic nucleotide-binding domain-containing protein: MSNAGDFLRTVSLSQDLERDTLEALVPLLVIKRFKAGEAVFRELDRPDALYVVEQGRLAASKYVSGETDIVLTRFNPADFFGEMGLFDAEPRSASVYCEADAVLWKLDRDVFHSLINDRPEIGARICYRLVTVFIQRLRATNEQAREAVRWGLEATGFSPSDDASSFGRRST, from the coding sequence ATGTCCAACGCTGGCGATTTTCTGCGCACCGTCTCTCTGTCTCAGGATTTGGAACGCGACACGCTCGAAGCGTTGGTGCCGCTGCTCGTGATCAAACGATTCAAGGCGGGCGAGGCGGTCTTTCGCGAGTTGGATAGACCTGATGCCCTCTACGTGGTCGAGCAGGGCCGCTTGGCAGCCAGCAAATATGTCAGCGGCGAGACCGATATCGTGCTGACGCGCTTTAACCCCGCCGATTTTTTTGGCGAGATGGGGCTGTTCGATGCTGAGCCGCGCTCGGCATCGGTCTACTGTGAGGCCGATGCCGTATTGTGGAAACTTGACCGCGATGTGTTTCACTCGCTGATCAACGATCGGCCTGAGATAGGTGCGCGCATTTGTTATCGGTTGGTAACTGTGTTTATTCAGCGCCTGCGCGCAACTAACGAGCAGGCGCGAGAAGCGGTGCGTTGGGGCTTGGAAGCCACCGGTTTCTCGCCGTCCGACGACGCATCTTCCTTCGGCCGCCGCTCCACTTGA